The following proteins are encoded in a genomic region of Nicotiana sylvestris chromosome 4, ASM39365v2, whole genome shotgun sequence:
- the LOC138890362 gene encoding uncharacterized protein translates to MTRTRNSDTDTQNVAQETIATIVTQSRTKKASTQKMRGVKHDDPVPQDLVPAPTTAPAQTAISPEVGQMFNVVNNAMEIFKAFMANQNERRDEILPQSNRQNNSKSSRVNEFLKLSPSLFHGSIVDEDPMLWLEGVKKALRAMKAFDDEVVELAAYQLRKVACAWFEMWEKERDEDDGPPTWEEFKEAFMANFIPEEDREAKAIEFEQFKQGNKSVQEYYMEFIRLAKNATHMVKIEKAKIFMFVGSLVYHIKDTTSTAVVGMTTFSSVVGFAKHLEKDRQERREKKEHNKKAWTAGRFNGTSSRGGRDSSIKKSLAPAQSSNQSGGGSSFRRTQSYGNQSHQNQNFRTPSSHSQSHTEQHSHQQGLGGTCKRQHSRQCNLRFHGCYHCGDIGHIKANCPELQRNFNGGSTHPSSSLATAVAPPQACGSHIQIGHGAGRGADRVTQGGGQPDLFATLDRQSAKASVEVITGILLLCSHNIYAIMDLGSTFSYVTPYFAINLGLEPEQLSEPFLVSTLVGESVKVTRVYRGCIVLVQGRTKAELIELEMVDFDVIMGMNWLSSFYAILDCRAKIVKFQFPNKEVLEWKGSSALLVGSGGFIVYCDASRTGLSCVLMQNGKVIVYASRQLKNHKKNYPTHDLELAAVVFALKLWRHYLYGEHSEVFTDHKSLQYIFKQFELNLRQRRRLELLKDYDINILYHPGKANVVANALSRKLMGVLAHLQYKDELWVEKFKNWQMMELDWMRPNKEAKQDKDPYLVKLKEGVRNKEITVFTLGSDGVLKLNDRLCVPDRPLVHDTFWQAFQKRLGTKVNLTIAFHPQTDGQVERTIQTLEDMLRACVIDFEGNWDDHLPLIEFAYNNNYQASIGMAPYESLYGQRCRSPVGWFEPAEVSLIGPEVHGGDKVFLKVSPMKGVMKFGKKGKLSPRFIGPYEIIEKKGNVAYELALHVELSSVHPVFHISMLRKYIHDESHIIPADTIEIKEGLTYEEVPIEVLDRRVRKLRTKELASVKVLWSNHDSKEATWEVEEDIREKYPYLFEEKGM, encoded by the exons ATGACTCGTACTCGCAACTCTGACACTGACACTCAGAATGTTGCTCAAGAAACTATTGCTACCATTGTGACTCAAAGTAGAACTAAGAAGGCTTCAACTCAGAAAATGAGGG GGGTGAAGCATGATGATCCAGTACCTCAGGATCTAGTACCGGCCCCAACAACAGCTCCGGCTCAGACAGCTATATCTCCAGAGGTGGGTCAGATGTTTAATGTTGTCAACAATGCTATGGAGATATTTAAAGCCTTCATGGCCAACCAGAACGAGAGAAGAGATGAGATTCTACCTCAATCAAATAGACAGAACAATTCTAAGTCCTCAAgagtgaatgaatttttgaagttgagtcCTTCATTGTTCCATGGTTCTATAGTTGATGAAGATCCAATGTTGTGGCTAGAGGGTGTCAAGAAAGCCCTCCGAGcgatgaaagcatttgatgatgaaGTTGTGGAGCTGGCTGCTTACCAGCTTAGAAAAGTGGCCTGTgcttggtttgagatgtgggaaaaggaaagagatgaagatgatggtcCGCCTACTTGGGAAGAATTTAAAGAGGCCTTCATGGCTAACTTTATCCCGGAAGAGGATAGAGAAGCTAAGGCTATAGAGTTCGAACAGTtcaagcaagggaataaaagtgTGCAAGAGTACTACATGGAATTCATAAGGTTAGCTAAGAATGCTACTCACATGGTTAAGATAGAAAAAGCAAAGATTTTCATGTTTGTTGGCAGTTTGGTGTACCACATTAAGGATACAACATCAACTGCAGTGGTAGGGATGACAACCTTCTCCTCTGTTGTGGGATTCGCCAAGCACTTAGAAAAAGACAGacaagaaaggagagagaaaaaagagCATAACAAAAAAGCCTGGACAGCGGGTAGGTTTAATGGTACATCCAGTAGAGGTGGAAGGGATTCTTCTATTAAGAAGTCATTAGCACCAGCTCAGTCTAGTAATCAGTCAGGTGGTGGGTCTTCCTTCAGACGTACTCAGAGTTATGGAAACCAGTCTCACCAGAATCAGAATTTTAGGACACCATCCTCACATAGCCAGAGTCATACTGAGCAACATTCACACCAACAAGGTCTTGGTGGAACATGTAAGCGGCAACATTCACGTCAGTGCAATCTCAGGTTTCATGGTTGCTATCATTGTGGAGACATTGGTCATATAAAGGCCAACTGCCCAGAGTTGCAACGTAACTTCAATGGTGGATCAACTCATCCTTCTAGTTCCTTAGCTACTGCAGTTGCACCACCTCAGGCTTGTGGTTCTCATATTCAAATCGGGCATGGGGCAGGCAGAGGTGCAGATCGAGTTACTCAAGGAGGGGGACAACCCGATTTGTTTGCTACACTTGATCGTCAGAGTGCAAAGGCATCTGTagaagttattacaggtatactTTTATTATGCTCACATAATATTTATGCCATAATGGATCTAGGTTCAACGTTTTCATATGTAactccatactttgcaattaaccTCGGGCTAGAACCTGAACAACTTAGTGAGCCATTCCTAGTATCTACTCTAGTTGGTGAGTCAGTGAAAGTCACAAGAGTCTATAGAGGTTGTATAGTTTTAGTCCAAGGTCGCACCAAAGCCGAACTTATAGAGTTAgaaatggtggatttcgatgtgatCATGGGTATGAATTGGTTATCTTCCTTCTATGCCATTTTAGATTGCCGTGCCAAGATAGTCAAGTTCCAATTTCCAAATAAAGAagtcttagagtggaagggtagttCAGCATTACTTGTAG GTTCTGGTGGATtcatagtgtattgtgatgcctctagAACTGGTCTCAgttgtgttcttatgcaaaatggaaaagttattgtttatgcttccaggcagttaaagaatcataaaaagaactaccccacacatgacttggagcttgcagcagtggtgtttgcattAAAGTTATGGCGACACTACCTTTATGGAGAGCACTCTGAAGTGTTTACAGACCACAAAAGCCTccagtacattttcaagcaatttgaattaaatttgagacagagaaggCGGCTCGAGCTattaaaggattatgacatcaatatTCTTTATCACCCTGGCAAAGCTAATGTGGTAGCAAATGCACTTAGTAGGAAGTTAATGGGTGTCTTGGCCCACTTGCAGTACAAAGACGAACTTTGGgtcgagaaattcaaaaactGGCAAATGATGGAATTAGATTGGATGAGACCGAACAAGGAG gctaagcaagaTAAAGATCCGTACTTAGTAAAGTTAAAAGAAGGAGTTAGAAACAAAGAAATCACTGTTTTCACTCTAGGAAGTGatggagttttgaagttgaatgatcggTTATGTGTGCCTGAT AGGCCCTTAGTTCACGACACATTTTGGCAGGCATTTCAGAAAAGATTAGGTACCAAGGTCAATTTGACCATCGCTTTCCACCCACAGACCGATGGTCAGGTAGAAAGGACCATTCAGACTCTCGAAGATATGTTGCGGGCATGTGTTATAGATTTTgaaggtaattgggatgatcacttgccacttatagaatttgcttacaataacaactatcaggccagcattggtatggctccttatgaaTCGTTGTATGGGCAAAGATGtaggtctccagtgggttggtttgaaccagcaGAGGTGTCGTTGATTGGTCCAGA AGTTCATGGTGGTGACaaggtgtttttgaaagtttcaccaatgaaaggagttatgaagtttggtaagaaggGGAAACTTAGTCCTAGATTTATTGGACCTTATGAGATTATAGAAAAGAAGGGAAATGTGGCTTATGAGCTAGCGTTGCACGTTGAGTTGTCCTCTGTTCATCCTGTCTTTCATATATCTATGCTTAGAAAGTACATTCATGATGAGTCGCATATAATACCTGCTGATActatagaaattaaagaaggcttAACTTATGAAGAGGTACCTATAGAAGTTCTCGATAGGCGAGTAagaaagttgagaacaaaagagttagcatcggtaaaagttttgtggagtaatcatgattcaaaGGAGGCCACGTGGGAGGTCGAGGAAGATATAAGAGAGAAAtatccatatttatttgaggaaaaAGGTATGTGA
- the LOC138890363 gene encoding uncharacterized protein: MPEPVVPKDKAHLPRPPLFYPQRLANQKYENQFKKFIDTMKRLSINVPLMEALEQMPGYAKFIKDLDAKFVFDERCMQAFELLKHKLTTTTIISAPTWSFPFEIMCDASDVTVGAVLVQRVNKMFHPVYYASKTMNDAQVNYMVTKKEPLAIVFAMEKFWSYLMGEKIVEWKGRENQVADHLSRLEEEGRPCDGLEINDSFPDEQLLSVSANGMPWFADVVNFLVAGIIPCELSFKQRKKLKWDSLDFYWDELYLLKICMDGVIRSSSLYKDKMKYLHDKYTRGKEFKVGDLVLLFNSRLRLFPGKLKSKWSGPLEVVFVTPFGVLDLNNKNGEVFRVNEHRVKHYLGKIDDSHVVALLHVK; the protein is encoded by the exons atgccggagccggttgtgcctaaagacaaggctcatttgccaaggccacctctattttatcctcaaaggcttgcgaacCAGAAATATGAGAAtcaatttaaaaagttcattgacacgATGAAGAgattatccattaatgtgcctttgatggaagctcttgaacaaatgccgggctatgctaaattcataaaggacttg gatgccaagtttgtgttcgatgagagatgtatgcaagcctttgaacttctcaagcataagttgaccaccactacTATCATCTCCGCACCTACTTGGAGCTTTCCCTTTGagatcatgtgtgatgcgagcgatgttacagttggggcggttttggtccaaagagtgaacaaaatgtttcatccggtgtactatgcgagcaagacaatgaatgatgctcaagtgaactacatggTGACCAAGAAAGAAcctttggctattgtgtttgcaatggagaaattttggtcgtatcttatgggtgaaaag aTTGTGGAATGGAAGGGTAgagaaaaccaagtggcggaccatttgtcccgcttggaggaggaggggaggccttgtgatggcctagagatcaatgattcatttccagACGAACAACTTCTTTCGGTGTCGgcgaatggtatgccatggtttgcggacgttgtTAATTTCCTTGTGGCTGGTataatcccatgtgagctctcttttaaacaaaggaagaagctcaaatgggatagtttggatttctattgggatgagttgTACTTGTTAaagatttgcatggatggtgtgatccgaag ttcgtccttgtacaaggacaagatgaagtaccttcatgataaatatactCGTggtaaggagttcaaagtgggtgatttggttctcttgttcaactctcggttacgtctatttccgggaaagcttaagtcaaaatggagtggacctttagaagtggtgtttgtgaccccgtttggtgtaCTTGACTTGAATAACAAAAATGgagaagttttcagagtgaatgagCACAGAgtcaagcattacttgggaaaaattgatgacagccacgtggtggcacttcttcatgtcaaatga